A genome region from Anopheles stephensi strain Indian chromosome 2, UCI_ANSTEP_V1.0, whole genome shotgun sequence includes the following:
- the LOC118506126 gene encoding GTPase Era, mitochondrial, translating into MALVLLRRVRITSAPFLGLQHCQRCFSARLSENVSSDHGTEQTNTASSDTERLVKVAIIGLPNAGKSTLINRLIDHRVCPVSAKVHTTRKASKAIHSKSNSQAILFDTPGLVGSREMKKHQLDPHFVSACRHAIQHSSLIGVVHDVSNSWTRHALNPVLLRVLEEYAHIPSFLILNKIDTLKSKRILLDIVRNLTCNRLESIRNYGPLVRRRKNKEISREKGSPTTVVEAKEGTPVEGWPNFTEIFMVSAMTGDGLREVMAFIHANSKQQPWEHLPEEHTDQTPEQLIVQSVRARLLDFMPQEIPYLLQTELEYYEVVGGKILTSAIVTCPNDRIARLVCGESNGKLRQINEQVTSDLIETFGMPVLLTITTRVRSKETKS; encoded by the exons ATGGCTTTAGTTCTGTTGCGAAGAGTCCGCATCACATCGGCTCCTTTCCTTGGTCTGCAACATTGCCAGCGATGTTTTAGTGCTCGGTTGTCGGAAAATGTCAGCAGCGACCATGGTACCGAACAAACGAACACGGCTAGCAGCGATACAGAGCGACTAGTGAAGGTGGCCATCATCGGATTGCCCAATGCAGGCAAAAGTACCCTCATCAATCGACTCATAGATCACCGA GTTTGTCCAGTTTCTGCAAAGGTTCACACGACGCGAAAAGCATCGAAAGCTATCCACAGCAAGTCCAACTCACAGGCGATACTTTTCGACACACCGGGGCTAGTGGGCAGCCGGGAGATGAAGAAACACCAGCTCGACCCACACTTTGTGTCCGCCTGCCGGCATGCCATCCAACACTCGAGCCTTATCGGTGTCGTGCACGATGTGTCGAACTCCTGGACACGCCACGCGCTCAATCCGGTGTTGTTGCGTGTGCTGGAAGAGTACGCTCACATACCGAGCTTCTTAATATTGAACAAAATCGATACGTTAAAATCGAAGCGCATCCTGCTGGACATCGTCCGCAACCTGACATGCAATCGGCTCGAAAGCATTCGAAACTATGGCCCACTCGTTCGGCGAAGGAAGAATAAGGAGATTTCCAGGGAAAAAGGATCCCCCACCACCGTGGTTGAGGCTAAGGAGGGCACACCCGTGGAAGGGTGGCCAAATTTTACGGAAATATTTATGGTCTCTGCTATGACGGGCGATGGGTTGCGTGAGGTGATGGCATTCATACACGCCAACTCGAAGCAGCAACCGTGGGAACATTTGCCGGAAGAGCACACGGACCAAACGCCCGAACAGCTGATCGTACAGAGCGTCCGTGCCCGGTTGCTCGACTTCATGCCGCAAGAGATCCCGTACCTGCTGCAGACCGAGCTCGAGTACTATGAGGTGGTCGGTGGGAAGATACTTACCAGCGCCATCGTCACCTGCCCGAACGATCGGATAGCACGGCTGGTGTGCGGAGAGTCGAACGGAAAGCTGCGTCAAATCAATGAGCAGGTAACGTCGGATTTGATCGAAACGTTCGGCATGCCCGTACTGCTCACGATAACGACGCGCGTTCGCAGCAAGGAAACGAAATCATAA
- the LOC118507358 gene encoding uncharacterized protein LOC118507358: MSTPIFITVPTKYIPINVAPTVVAKPSATTTTTTTAVKPLAKRPASVALSSMVSDDESSSMDEFIVRGKKRRLDHLTWEEKIQRKKLKNRVAAQTSRDRKKAKMEEMEKTIHEQSEQIVQLQNRCSALDTEKSAIYGKYLDLERRFEDLQQRLLAQERKVKEEPQEDDVVVGGSPTMPSAAGTVQVRSGGNADDTAPDSERSAAGSPVEDHCDLPALQDMFENFDVSQLEELAETLLAGVGADLEDIDRAGRALDAEGERPGQRLSGSVVGTAAELLEPSRPETPTGNRLILTTHNYSKSPFYELSEQPAEPPKQEREEHDVRSVVPSSDPLPNQQPAVMLPNSDTLYGTYDNETNCITIVLAGDEEVSETTVTTTCMDGSEDGVAEASSEELILLEPMEQPAEKTAPATAAAPLPAEPFSPLAPITIRPPSPLQDLLSPIAHHPLKSPGGLSSVSDAGYESLGSPVPSTIASELMPTDPSMMSLDYALSDDFSEFWNLDPLFPILE; this comes from the exons ATGAGTACCCCGATCTTTATCACGGTACCGACCAAATACATCCCAATTAACGTGGCACCGACGGTCGTAGCGAAACCgtcggccaccaccaccaccacgacgacgGCGGTGAAGCCGTTGGCCAAGCGGCCCGCATCGGTTGCACTGTCGTCGATGGTTTCGGATGACGAATCGTCCTCGATGGATGAGTTCATCGTGCGCGGCAAAAAGCGCCGCCTCGACCATCTGACATGGGAGGAAAAGATTCAGCGCAA GAAGCTAAAAAATCGTGTCGCCGCTCAAACATCGCGCGACCGAAAGAAGGCCAAAATGGAAGAGATGGAAAAGACGATCCACGAGCAGTCGGAGCAGATTGTGCAGCTGCAGAACCGGTGCAGCGCACTGGACACCGAGAAGAGTGCAATCTACGGCAAGTATCTGGATCTTGAGCGACGGTTCGAGGATCTGCAGCAGCGTTTGCTGGCACAGGAGCGGAAGGTGAAGGAGGAACCGCAGGAGGACGACGTTGTCGTTGGTGGCAGT CCCACGATGCCCTCAGCAGCAGGGACTGTACAAGTGCGGTCCGGCGGAAACGCAGACGACACTGCCCCCGACAGCGAACGATCCGCGGCTGGCAGCCCTGTGGAGGATCATTGCGATCTGCCTGCTCTACAGGACATGTTCGAAAATTTCGACGTGTCCCAGCTCGAGGAGCTTGCCGAAACCCTACTCGCAGGTGTCGGCGCAGACCTGGAAGACATTGATCGCGCAGGCCGCGCGCTTGATGCCGAAGGCGAGCGCCCCGGCCAGCGCCTGTCTGGATCAGTGGTGGGGACCGCAGCAGAACTCCTGGAACCCAGTCGACCGGAGACCCCTACGGGAAATCGCCTAATACTGACCACGCACAACTACAGCAAGTCGCCGTTTTACGAGCTATCTGAGCAGCCGGCCGAACCGCCGAAGCAGGAACGGGAGGAACACGATGTGCGTTCCGTCGTCCCTTCGTCGGACCCCTTGCCGAACCAGCAACCTGCCGTGATGCTACCGAATAGTGATACACTCTACGGCACGTACGACAACGAAACGAACTGCATAACGATCGTACTGGCGGGCGATGAAGAAGTCAGCGAAACAACAGTCACCACCACCTGCATGGACGGCAGTGAGGATGGGGTGGCCGAGGCATCAAGCGAAGAACTGATTCTACTTGAACCGATGGAGCAGCCGGCAGAGAAGACAGCGCCTGCtacggcagcagcaccactcCCAGCGGAACCATTCTCGCCACTCGCTCCCATCACGATAAGGCCCCCGTCGCCGCTGCAGGATCTCCTATCGCCGATCGCGCACCACCCGCTCAAGAGCCCCGGAGGATTGTCGAGCGTTTCCGACGCCGGGTACGAATCGCTCGGATCGCCCGTCCCGTCCACGATAGCGAGCGAACTAATGCCGACCGATCCCAGCATGATGTCTCTCGACTATGCGCTGAGCGATGATTTCAGCGAGTTTTGGAATTTGGATCCCCTTTTCCCAATCCTGGAGTAA